The window ACAGAGAGATAAATTAAGTTCCTGGAGTTAAGCTTCCGAAAAACTGGAACCTGGATTCTGGATAGCTAAAGTTCAGGTTCTGGAACACTTACATGAGACTCAGGAAAGTCCGGGATTGATGTCCGGGTTTTCAGAGGGTTTATATGTGGTCTCGTTTATATTTGATCTTATATATGAAGTAACGGCCGAATAAGCTGTCTAATATATATGTCTAATATATAATCCAGCCAACTACCCCTGAGCTAAAGAGGCTGTCCGACAATTCAATTTCAGGGCAAAAACATGCACAAAATAAGGAATTTAAAGCCTTTAAATCGAAAAAGAAGGAATTCAGATATTACTGAGAGTAATTGTTGGACAGCCTGTAAAGACTCAGGGGTTTCCTGCTGAGGTTTTATGAATGAGTATTAGTGTAACAAGATATAATATTGATTGGCGGAACTGATTGCCAGAAGGGCAGCTTTGCCGGGACTCATAATAGTTTAAGCATGAGTGGGCTGATGGGCTGGATTGAAGGCATCCCTGAGTTTCGGGCGTAGAAGACTGCATGGGGGAAATTTTCCCTTACAGGTTCTAAATCTGGCTTTAAGTGCCGGAAAAGCCCCAGGCTCTCATAAGCATTGGTCCTCACAAGCATTATAACTGAGTAAATACACTTTATTAACGGACAGTTAACATTGAAATAGACCTTCAGTCCCTGTTAAAAAGTGTATTAGAGTGCGTGAATCCTGGTTATGTCTGGAAAACGTACTTTACAGGGCAAAAGTGGCCTTTAAACTCCCTGTAACCGGGATATTTTCCGCTGGTTTCGTCAGGAAAAACTCTGTCAGGATTGAAAGTCCCGCGTAAAAGGCTAAAAACTCTAATAAGGAAGAAATACGTTATAGGGAATCAAAAATCGGTTTCCTTACCTGAACGCTGGGTCGGGGACTTTAAGCTACTGAGCTTTCGGGATATCCGCACAGGTTTGTAGCGTTTACTTACCAAAGCCTTTTTCGGGCATGCGGTGGTTTAGCAGACGATTCTGTGGATTTGAAATCCCTATGGAAAAATGACCGGTTTCTGGCCGGAAAAATTGAAACAATATGGAACATACATTAAGGCAAGGAGATACGGAATATGCAGATGGCACCACAGATGGGTTATGACAGGGCAATTACGGTTTTCAGCCCTGACGGAAGACTTTTCCAGGTAGAATATGCCCGCGAAGCGGTCAAAAGGGGAACGACAGCCGTAGGAATCAAGGCAGCCGATGGGGTAGTGCTGCTGGTTGACAAGCGAATAACGAGCAGGCTTGTGGAAGCCGCATCAATCGAAAAAATATTCCAGATTGATGACCACATAGGAGCCGCGACCTCAGGGCTCGTGGCAGACGCCCGCTCCCTTGTTGACAGGGCTCGTGTAGAAGCCCAGGTAAACAGAGTTTCTTATGACGAACTCATAGGTGTGGAGGTTATCTCCAAGAAAATCTGTGACCACAAGCAGACCTACACCCAATACGGAGGAGTTCGCCCATACGGAACTGCACTCCTGATCGCCGGCGTGGATGACAACAAGCCAAGGCTCTTTGAGACTGACCCCAGTGGCGCTCTTCTCGAGTACAAGGCAACAGCCATAGGTGCAGGCAGAAATGCAGTTGTTGAGGTTTTTGAGGCAGACTACAGAGAAGATATGAATATTGAAGCTGCTATCCTCCTCGGGCTGGATGCACTCTATAAAGCAGCTGAAGGCAAGTTAGATGCCGGAACCCTTGAAGTGGGTGTTGTGTCTCTCCAGGACAAACAATTCAGAAAACTGGGTCCTGATGAAGTTGGGAACTACGTTCAGCAGATCCTTGAGAAAAACAAGGGAACTGAAAACAAAGAATAAAACCTATAAATATTTTAAGAACGAGTAATCAGATAATTTCTGAATCTCAAACTTACATTTTAGAGAAGGTATTCGAAAATGGTGTCCCTGGACGAGGCAGTGACTGCCCGACTTAAAAGAGGCAGCAAACATTTCGAAGTACTGGTCGAGCCCGAAGGGGCTCTGGCCTATAAGCGAGGAGAGGAAGTAAGCCTCGAAGACATTCTTGCAGTTGAAACTATCTTCGAAGATGCAAACAAAGGGGATCGGGCAGCAGAGTCCGATATAATCCACTCTTTTGAGACAACCGACCCCTTTGAGATTGCTGCCGTGATCCTGAAAAGCGGTGAGCTTCAACTTACCGCCGATCAGAGAAAACGAATTCTTGAAGAGAAAAAGAAAAAGGTTATCTATACCATTTCCAGAAATGCTATAAACCCTCAGACTAGAGCACCGCATCCTCCCGCACGAATCGAAAGAGCGATGGAAGAGGCAAAGGTGCACATAGACCCTTTAAAAAGCGTAGATCAGCTGGTAGCTATTACAATGAAAGCCATTCGCCCGCTTATCCCGATACGCTTTGAAGAAGTCAATATTGCTGTGAAAATCCCTCCCGAATATGCCCCCAAAGCATACGGAGATATTTCCAAAGCCGGAAGCATAACGAAGGAAGAATGGCAGCGTGACGGCTCATGGGTTGCAGTAGTGCGGATTCCTGCTGGAGTCCAGACTGATTTTTACGCTCTTATAAATCATCTCACAAAGGGAGAGGCTCAGACTAAACTTTTATAAGAGGATGTTGGATGGATAAAAAAATAGTGATCCCTGGTGACCTGTTATCCGAGAACATAAAAAAAGCCGGATACGGGACGTATATCAAGAACAACAAGATCTATTCTTCGTTTTGTGGTATTGAAAACCTCAAAGAGGATAAAGTTGGAGTGATCCCACTTGCGGGAGTTTATATCCCCTCAGTGAATGATGTGGTGATAGGGATCGTTATTGTGGTTACTCCATCCAACTGGATACTGAATATTGCAGCTCCTTATGATGGCCTGCTCCATGTATCCGAATATCCGAGAAGAGTCGAATCCCGGGAAATGCCTGAAATTATGAACGTAGGCGACTCTGCAATCCTCAGGGTAAAAGATGTAGACAGCTCCATGAAAATCGAGCTTGCTCTGAGGGATCCGAGTCTTCATAAACTCAAAACAGGCCAGATTGTTGAAGTTGAGCCTGTAAAAGTCCCCCGTGTAATAGGACACGGCGGTTCCATGATCTCCATGCTGAAGAAAGAGACAAACTGCAGCATTTTCGTAGGCCAGAACGGCAGAATATGGATCGATGGAAAGGACGAGGATGTAGAGCTTTTGAGTAAGGCTATTCGGAAAATCGAACTCGAAGCCCAGCGTACCGGATTGACAGACCGGATCTACAATTTTTTGAAAAATGAACGGATCAGACAGAAAGATTCCAAGCCTGTTACGTTTTTTCAAAATGAGAAGAAAGGCGCGACTGCAGCAAAGGAAGATCATTCCGAAGATATATACAGGAAGATCGATGTACTGCTGGACCCGATGAATTGAATTCCGGATAGAGTCAAGAGGATTTTAGGTAAGCTTCTCTAAAGTATTTTGGATTAGGAGTTGTTTGGAGATTTAAGTATGAGTGATAAACCTGATAAATTAATCACTGACGATGGGTTGCGCCTTGACGGGAGACGTGCGGACGAAATAAGGCCCATGAAAATTGAGATCGGCGTACTTTCGCGAGCCGACGGTTCATGTTATCTTGAATGGGGCAGGAATAAGATCCTGGTAGGTGTGTTCGGACCCCGGGAAGCTCATCCCCGCCGCAGCCAGCGCGCAGATTCGGCAGTTATCCGTTACAGGTATAATATGGCATCATTCTCCACGGAAGACCGTGCTCGTCCGGGGCACAGTCGGCGGAGCATTGAAATCTCAAAGGTTTCCAGGGAAGCTTTCGAACCTGTGATTATGGCTGAGCTGTTTCCAAAGACAGCAATTGATATTTTCGTGGAAGTGCTTCAGGCCGATGCAGGGACAAGGACAGCAGCAATTAATGCTGCAAGCATAGCTCTTGCAGATGCCGGAATTCCCATGAAGGGCCTTATTACCTCCTGTGCTTTCGGAAAGGTCGACGGGCAGATTGTGCTTGACCTCAGTAAGGATGAGGATAACTACGGTGAGGCTGACTTCCCTGTAGCAATGACCCAGGACGGAGAAATTACTCTTGTCCAGATGGACGGGCACCTTACTCCGGAAGAAATTAAGAAAGGTATGGAGCTCGCAAAGAAAGGGTGCAAGGAGATCCTTGAAATCCAGCAGGAAGTCCTTAGAAAGAAGTTTGAGACTCCTGTTGAGGATACTGTGGAAAAAGCTGCAGAAATTGAAAAGGAAGGCAAAAAGGAAGAGTCCGTACCCGCTCCCGTGTCTGCTCCGGAAGCAGCAGTTGAAGAGGCTGTTGAGGAAATTGCAAAATTCGGAGCAGAGGTGTCAGAAGACCCATCTATAGCCGATGTCCTTTCCAGCGAGGTAATTCCTGATTTCGAAGAAGAGCTTGAGGAAGATATTGAAGTAGAGTTCGAAGAGGAAGAAGATTTCGAAGAAGAAAAAGAGGACGACGAATCCGAAGAAGAGGAATTTGAGGCTGAATCTGAAGATGATTTAGGAGAAGATTCAGGAGAAGAACTCGAAGAAGAGGAATTTGGACCGGAAGCTCTTGAAGAAAAGGAAGCTCTTGACGATGAAAAGGAATTTGAAGCCTCTTTTGAAGGTACTCCCGAACTCAAAGAGTTTGAAGAAATTGCAGCCAGGCTTGAGAAAGAAGCTGTTTCCATAGAAGCCGAAGAGGAAATCGTACTCGGGTCTGAAGTTGAGGAATTTTCCAAAGAAGAACTTTCCCTTGAAGAAGAATCTGAAGTGGAGGAAACCTCTGCTTCAGAAGAAATTATTGAGCCTGAAACAGAGGTAGAACCCGAGGAAGCTTCCACTGAAGCAGTAGAGGCAGAAGAAGAGCCTGAAGAA is drawn from Methanosarcina lacustris Z-7289 and contains these coding sequences:
- the psmA gene encoding archaeal proteasome endopeptidase complex subunit alpha, with translation MQMAPQMGYDRAITVFSPDGRLFQVEYAREAVKRGTTAVGIKAADGVVLLVDKRITSRLVEAASIEKIFQIDDHIGAATSGLVADARSLVDRARVEAQVNRVSYDELIGVEVISKKICDHKQTYTQYGGVRPYGTALLIAGVDDNKPRLFETDPSGALLEYKATAIGAGRNAVVEVFEADYREDMNIEAAILLGLDALYKAAEGKLDAGTLEVGVVSLQDKQFRKLGPDEVGNYVQQILEKNKGTENKE
- a CDS encoding ribosome assembly factor SBDS, which produces MVSLDEAVTARLKRGSKHFEVLVEPEGALAYKRGEEVSLEDILAVETIFEDANKGDRAAESDIIHSFETTDPFEIAAVILKSGELQLTADQRKRILEEKKKKVIYTISRNAINPQTRAPHPPARIERAMEEAKVHIDPLKSVDQLVAITMKAIRPLIPIRFEEVNIAVKIPPEYAPKAYGDISKAGSITKEEWQRDGSWVAVVRIPAGVQTDFYALINHLTKGEAQTKLL
- the rrp4 gene encoding exosome complex RNA-binding protein Rrp4 — encoded protein: MDKKIVIPGDLLSENIKKAGYGTYIKNNKIYSSFCGIENLKEDKVGVIPLAGVYIPSVNDVVIGIVIVVTPSNWILNIAAPYDGLLHVSEYPRRVESREMPEIMNVGDSAILRVKDVDSSMKIELALRDPSLHKLKTGQIVEVEPVKVPRVIGHGGSMISMLKKETNCSIFVGQNGRIWIDGKDEDVELLSKAIRKIELEAQRTGLTDRIYNFLKNERIRQKDSKPVTFFQNEKKGATAAKEDHSEDIYRKIDVLLDPMN
- the rrp41 gene encoding exosome complex exonuclease Rrp41, whose translation is MSDKPDKLITDDGLRLDGRRADEIRPMKIEIGVLSRADGSCYLEWGRNKILVGVFGPREAHPRRSQRADSAVIRYRYNMASFSTEDRARPGHSRRSIEISKVSREAFEPVIMAELFPKTAIDIFVEVLQADAGTRTAAINAASIALADAGIPMKGLITSCAFGKVDGQIVLDLSKDEDNYGEADFPVAMTQDGEITLVQMDGHLTPEEIKKGMELAKKGCKEILEIQQEVLRKKFETPVEDTVEKAAEIEKEGKKEESVPAPVSAPEAAVEEAVEEIAKFGAEVSEDPSIADVLSSEVIPDFEEELEEDIEVEFEEEEDFEEEKEDDESEEEEFEAESEDDLGEDSGEELEEEEFGPEALEEKEALDDEKEFEASFEGTPELKEFEEIAARLEKEAVSIEAEEEIVLGSEVEEFSKEELSLEEESEVEETSASEEIIEPETEVEPEEASTEAVEAEEEPEEEVSEGPWKVVKDPSEAGNRGEKDE